The Brachyspira hyodysenteriae ATCC 27164 genome includes a window with the following:
- a CDS encoding tyrosine-type recombinase/integrase produces MNMQNDYVFNDEKIYVLLEEFSDYLQTLNFAAHTINSYNKDLKEYFQFLHNKNIPLDEANHYTVRDYLTFLKEKSLTNSTMSRHLSSIKKFYKYLIRNGYSDKNRIVDMKSPKREEHIAKFLSIDDIDNILAIDDGGDFTLIRDKMMALFMYAIGLRVSELASLKLSMIKKGSETLRICGKGSKVRDIPILPIIYENWDVYMEKRRIIQREYSENNDYIFINRFGKPISDRSIRTSMKRLIRNANISIDFSPHTLRHTFATHLLNNDAEIRGVQELLGHETIATTQRYTHVTNSRLFEVYNKFHPHSNN; encoded by the coding sequence ATGAATATGCAAAATGATTATGTTTTCAATGATGAAAAAATATATGTTTTGTTGGAAGAATTCAGTGATTATTTGCAAACTTTAAATTTCGCTGCTCATACTATCAATAGTTATAACAAAGATTTAAAAGAATATTTTCAATTCTTACATAATAAAAACATTCCATTAGATGAGGCTAATCATTATACAGTAAGAGATTATTTAACATTTTTAAAAGAAAAATCTCTAACTAACTCCACTATGTCAAGGCATTTATCATCAATAAAAAAATTTTATAAATATTTAATAAGAAATGGATATTCAGATAAGAACAGAATAGTAGATATGAAAAGTCCGAAAAGGGAGGAACATATAGCTAAATTTTTATCTATAGATGATATAGACAACATATTAGCTATAGATGATGGAGGGGATTTTACACTTATCAGAGATAAAATGATGGCCTTATTTATGTATGCAATAGGATTAAGAGTATCAGAACTAGCCTCATTAAAACTAAGCATGATAAAAAAAGGCTCAGAAACATTAAGAATATGCGGTAAAGGATCAAAAGTAAGAGATATACCAATACTTCCTATAATATATGAAAATTGGGATGTATATATGGAAAAAAGAAGAATAATACAAAGAGAATATTCTGAAAATAATGATTATATATTTATAAACAGATTCGGAAAGCCTATAAGCGACAGAAGCATAAGAACATCTATGAAACGCTTAATAAGAAATGCAAATATATCTATAGATTTTTCACCTCATACATTAAGACATACTTTCGCTACTCATTTACTTAATAATGATGCTGAAATCAGAGGAGTTCAGGAATTATTGGGACATGAAACAATAGCCACCACACAAAGATATACTCATGTTACAAATTCGAGATTATTTGAAGTATATAATAAATTTCATCCTCATTCTAATAATTAA
- a CDS encoding sialidase family protein: protein MINLEKKLMEFSLKLIDEKKAKIIVPVTPETGYWFGGGNMIEDKEGNLYISGRYRNSGDSRTGLDLGDRGAELAIFKSSDKGNTWTKIKSILKKELPRGVLSIEGTALRFNKDNEVELYISSEKSENKYPDHLKEYLKPGTGVWDIDVIVADKIENLSASNVKELIKGEDSRFIHLKDPFVYDSYNGEKYLMFCTHPYNWTSSNTGYMLRRGEKLNFEAPVFYFFEKGHTWDIAMTRGTCVVDMPQIGVLKNKRISLFFYDGGECVRNLDEHEKAVKRPRGYSCEELGGVAYIENGSFSHIERISKELPLFVSPYGTGCSRYVDVLRTKDGMYATWQQSQDNKSQPLVMNFLSNAEIEDILK, encoded by the coding sequence ATGATAAATTTAGAAAAAAAGTTAATGGAATTTTCTCTTAAATTGATAGATGAAAAAAAAGCTAAAATCATTGTACCTGTAACACCAGAAACAGGATATTGGTTTGGCGGCGGAAATATGATAGAAGATAAAGAAGGTAATTTATATATTTCAGGAAGATACAGAAATTCTGGAGATTCAAGAACAGGTTTGGATTTAGGAGATAGGGGAGCTGAATTAGCAATATTTAAATCTTCAGACAAAGGAAATACTTGGACAAAAATAAAAAGTATATTAAAAAAAGAACTTCCTAGAGGTGTTTTATCTATAGAGGGTACTGCTTTAAGATTCAACAAAGATAATGAAGTTGAGCTTTATATTTCTTCCGAGAAATCTGAAAATAAGTATCCTGATCATCTTAAAGAGTATTTAAAACCAGGCACTGGTGTATGGGATATTGATGTTATAGTAGCTGATAAAATAGAAAATTTAAGTGCTTCTAATGTAAAAGAACTTATTAAAGGTGAAGATTCAAGATTTATACATTTGAAAGATCCTTTTGTATATGATAGTTATAATGGTGAAAAATATTTAATGTTCTGTACACATCCTTATAACTGGACTAGTTCAAATACAGGCTATATGTTAAGAAGAGGTGAGAAACTTAATTTTGAGGCACCTGTATTCTATTTCTTTGAAAAAGGTCATACTTGGGATATTGCTATGACTAGAGGAACTTGTGTTGTTGATATGCCTCAGATTGGAGTATTAAAAAACAAAAGAATAAGTTTATTTTTCTATGACGGCGGAGAATGTGTTAGAAATTTAGATGAGCATGAAAAAGCTGTAAAAAGACCTAGAGGATATTCATGTGAAGAATTAGGCGGAGTTGCTTATATAGAAAACGGATCATTCTCACATATTGAAAGAATAAGTAAAGAACTTCCTCTATTTGTAAGCCCTTATGGTACAGGATGTTCAAGATATGTAGATGTACTAAGAACTAAAGATGGTATGTATGCAACTTGGCAGCAGTCTCAGGATAATAAATCTCAGCCTTTAGTTATGAATTTCTTAAGCAATGCTGAAATAGAAGATATATTGAAATAA
- a CDS encoding ABC transporter substrate-binding protein, with protein sequence MKKVLLAVTFIFIFSFLISCGKKTNENAGKIRVAYHPNVGGASAIITGIQQNYFKDEGLDIELVKFTSGPTEIAAMVSGDIQIGYIGFGAHTLAAEGKVQIIATDGIAVVEGIRTLKTSGINSVEKLKGRSLITQLGTSGETIIDQVLAGTGVNKTDINILNAEVSSAVASFLANKVDAISVWPPYTVEIDNRIGIENLYIIKPQDVGVDSTASWIVTPNYLEANTDTVIKFTRALYKSMDYRKSHLDEAITNVSNLIGLDIATVSQEKYSSDWMDSQTMKSRINDGSISNIYKKQIDYFVQNNRLNSEPVPVDKYVRIDIIEKALN encoded by the coding sequence ATGAAAAAAGTTTTATTAGCTGTAACATTTATTTTTATATTTAGTTTTTTAATATCATGCGGTAAGAAAACAAATGAAAATGCAGGTAAAATAAGAGTAGCATATCACCCAAATGTAGGAGGAGCTTCTGCAATAATTACAGGTATACAGCAGAATTATTTTAAAGATGAAGGTTTGGATATAGAACTTGTTAAATTTACAAGCGGACCTACAGAAATAGCAGCTATGGTTTCAGGAGATATACAAATAGGTTATATAGGTTTTGGAGCACATACATTGGCAGCAGAAGGAAAAGTTCAAATAATAGCTACTGACGGAATAGCTGTTGTAGAAGGTATTAGAACATTAAAAACTTCAGGCATAAACTCTGTTGAAAAATTAAAAGGCAGAAGTTTAATAACTCAATTAGGTACATCAGGAGAAACTATTATAGATCAGGTATTAGCAGGAACAGGAGTTAATAAAACAGATATAAATATACTTAATGCTGAAGTTTCAAGTGCTGTTGCATCATTCTTGGCTAATAAAGTTGATGCTATATCTGTATGGCCTCCTTATACTGTTGAAATAGATAATAGAATTGGTATAGAGAATTTGTATATTATAAAACCTCAGGATGTAGGAGTTGATTCTACTGCAAGCTGGATAGTAACTCCTAACTATTTGGAAGCTAATACTGATACAGTTATAAAATTCACAAGAGCATTATATAAATCAATGGATTATAGAAAATCACATTTAGATGAAGCTATTACAAATGTATCAAATCTTATAGGTTTAGATATAGCTACAGTTTCACAAGAGAAATACAGTTCTGACTGGATGGATTCTCAAACAATGAAAAGCAGAATAAATGACGGAAGCATAAGTAATATTTATAAAAAACAAATAGACTATTTTGTACAGAATAATAGATTAAATTCTGAGCCTGTTCCTGTAGACAAATATGTAAGAATCGACATTATAGAAAAAGCATTAAATTGA